The genomic interval aaaaacccccccagaccccaatGTTGATGCAGGCGGTGCTGATCCCGGCCTGGGGGGGgcagaaaatggggaggggtCACTGAgaccccccccagacccctcggagcccccccagacccaccaggaccctcagagcccccctcagacacccccagacccctcagagccccccaggacccccccagagccccccaaagaccctccaggacccccaagGACccttcaggacccccccagagccccccggacccccccaggacccccagcgcCCCCCACTCACGAAGCTCTCGCGGATGAACCCCTCCAGCCCCATGATCAGGTTGTGCGTGGCcgcctggggagggggcacagggggggctGGGTCAgagtttggggggtcctgagggggctctgggggtcctgaggggttttgggggggtcctggggtggGCTTGGGAGTACAGGGGAGGCCAAGAGGGGGCTTGGGAGGGGCCCAGGGGGGTTTCAAGAGGGtctctgggggtctctgggtgaTTCTGGGGatccctgggggtctctggggattcaggaggattttgggggtctcagtGAGCtcaggaggattttggggcgattgagggggattttgggggatcccTGGGTGTCTCAGGGAGCTcagggtgattttggggtggttcagaggggttttgggggtctcagggagctcagggtggtctcagggagctcaggaggattttggggtgattttggggtgattttggggtgattcaggaggattttggggtgattcagggcggttttggggtgattttggggtgattttggggtccctcaccCTGACGTTGGCCTCGGTGGGGTCGCGCCCCCCCAGGTATCGCTGGCGGAAGCAGCGGCGCAGCAGCGGCTGCAGCCgggccaggggctggcagcgcccgtgcagcagcagcaccacatcCACCATGGACAGGTGCTGGCAGATGAGGGCCAGGAGCgccccaaaaaaccctgaaaatggggaaaaaatgggggaaatggttAAACATCCACCATGGAGAGATCAGGGCCAGGAGCgccccaaaaaaccctgaaaatggggaaaaaatggggaaaaaatggttaAACATCCACCATGGAGAGATCAGGGCCAGGAGagccccaaaaaaccctgaaaatggggaaaaaatggggaaaaaatggggaaaaaatggttaAATATCCACCATGGAGAGATGCTGGCAGATGAGGGCCAGgagagccccaaatccccccaaatccctcaataagccccaaatctccccaatTTCCCCCGTTTCTCACCATCGGGGCCTGGAAAGCCCTCCAGGAGCCCGGGGGTGCTGCTGAGGCGGCTCAGgaacccaaacccccccagatttccccatttctccccagatttcccccatttctccccagaTTTTCCCCGTTTCTCACCGTCAGGCCCCGGGGAAGTTTCCAGAAGCCCGGGGGTCCCGCTCAGGCGGCTCAGGAACCCAAATCTCCCCAGATTTCCCCAGAtctcccccatttctccccagaTTTTCCCCGTTTCTCACCGTCCGGCCCCGGGGAAGTTTCCAGAAGCCCGGGGGTCCCGCTCAGGCGGCTCAGGAAGGCCGCGATGCTCTCGGGGGGGCCGCTGGGGGGCGCGCCCAGGGGTCCCAGCATGGAGCTCAGCACCCCCTGCAGGACGCTGGTGAAGAACTCGGGGGGCAGCGGCTCCCCCggcccgggggcggggccgcccgaggagggggcggggccgcccgAGGAGGGGGCAGGGCCGCTGTcggtggggggagggggagggggtgggggagggggggaagggggaggggcGGCGGTGGAGGTGGGGGAGGGGTCAGAGGAGGTGGGAGGGGCTTCGGGGGTGggggcggggctgggctgggcggcctgtgggaggaaaggggaggggtcagggggtGTGGCTTGGTAGGACACGCCCATTTGAGCCACACCCATTTAAGCCCTGCCCCTTTGAGGTTCCCTTTTAGGCACCACCTCTGTAAAGCTCCACCCCTTTAAGCCCCACCCATTTAAGCCCCACCCATTTTAAGCCCCACCCATTTGAAACCCCACCCCATTAAGCTCCACCCCTTTTAAGCCCTGCTCATTTAAATCCCACCCCTTTTAAGCCCCACCTCTCTGAAGCCCCACCCCCATTTTACATCCCCACCCCTTCCAGAACGAGCCCCGCCCACTGCATTTAGAACCGCCCCCTCATTAACTGCCCAAAGCCACGCCCCCTCATTAACTGCCCAAAGCCACGCCCCCTCATTAACTGCCCAAAGCCACGCCCCTCCATTAACTGCCCAAAGCCACGCCCCCTCATTAACTGACCGAAGCCACGCCCCCTCATTAACTGTCCAAAGCCACGCCCCTTCATTAACTGCCCAAAGCCACGCCCCCTCATTAACTGCTGAAAGCCACGCCCCCTCATTAACCACCTTAAGCCCTGCCCACTCCATGGCCCCgcccacctgcagcagctcggCCACGCCCTCCAGCAGGGGGCTGTTCCCGGGCACGGCCACGCCCACCAGTGGCGCTGGCCccgcccccagcagccccccaaGCAGCCCCACCAGGGGGCGTGGCTGAGTCTCTGCCCCGCCCCCCGCACTGGGTGTGGCTGTtgggggcggggcaggggcggAGCCATCAGgacctcctggagctgcccctggaggGGGGGCGGAGCCAGGAGGGGTCGGGGGTGGAGCTTGGGCTGAGGAGGGGGCGgagtttggggtggggggggtggggggggctgAGGATccgccctgggctggggggaggggagagagggggaggggtcagggggCGTGGCCAGGCCAGAAATACAAAACAGGCCAcgcccccagtccctcccagtacaaaccagtacaaaccagtacaaaccagtccctcccagttccatcccagctccctcgAGTCCcttcccagtttgtcccagtcccctcccagtataaaccagtaaccccaaatcccccttgaACCCTTTCCCAGTTCCCcaccaatcccctcccagtccctcccagtccaaacCGGTGACCCCCAAGCCCCTTTGgccctgtcccagtccctcccagtccctcccagtacaaaccagtaacGCCAAATCCCCTTTAAccctttcccagtccctcccagtccctcccagtgccccccaagcccctttaaccctttcccagtgccccccagtccctcccagtccctcccagtgccccccagcccctcggGCTCACCCAGCACCAGCGGCTGCATCAGGAGCTGTCCCACCAGGCCGCTGATCACCTGCGCCAGCGACGCCCCCGccccaggggcctggggggggcacgggggggtcaggggggaccccaaaaccggCCCTGACCCcatcccccaccccccaaacaGGGACCCCAAACTGACCCTGACCCCATCCCCCACCCCCATCCCCCaatcagggaccccaaaaccggCCCTgaccccacccccacccccatccccatcccccaaaacagggaccccaaacccagccctgaccccatcccccaccccccaaacagggaccccaaaaccaccccacccccattcccatccccccTCCAACCAAAATCAGggaccccaaaccagcccctccccccactCCCCACTGCCCCTCCCCCACTCACGGCTCCGCCCCCGGCCTGGGGGGCCCCGGGGTGGGTGGGGCGTGGGGGAGGGGCCGAGGGCCGGGCGATGACGACGCGGGCGGGGGCCTGGAACCCCCCCACGGGctggcctggggacacagaggggcaggcaggggtcAGCGAGGGTCAGCGAGGGTCAGCAGTGGTCAGTAATGGTCACTAATGGTCAGTAATGGTCAGTAacggtcagtggtcactcagtggtcactcaggggtcagtACTGGTCAGTAATGGTCAGTAATGGTCAGTAATGGTCAGTAacggtcagtggtcactcagtggtcactcaggggtcagcAGTGGTCAGTAATGGTCACTAATGGTCACTAATGGTCAGTAacggtcagtggtcactcagtggtcactcaggggtcagtACTGGTCAGTACCTGTGGCCGCAGAGGCCGCGGCCGCCATCGCCTGCTGCGTGATTTGATGGTCAGTGAGggtcagtgatggtcagtgatggtcagtaatggtcagtgatggtcagtactggtcagtgatggtcagtgatggtcagtgatggtcaCTAATGGTCACTAatggtcagtgatggtcagtgatggtcagtactggtcagtgatggtcagtgatggtcagtgatggtcaCTAATGGTCACTAATGGTCACTAATGGTCAGTAatggtcagtgatggtcagtACTGGTCAGTGAGggtcagtgatggtcagtgatggtcagtAATGGTCACTAATGGTCACTAATGGTCAGTGGTCAGTACTGGTCAGTACCTGTGGCCGCAGAGGCCGCGGCCGCCATCGCCTGCTGTGTGATTTGATGGTCAGTGAGggtcagtgatggtcagtgatggtcagtaatggtcagtgatggtcagtactggtcagtgatggtcagtgAGGGTCAGTGAGGGTCAGTGATGGTCACTAatggtcagtgatggtcagtgGTCAGTACTGGTCAGTACCTGTGGCCGCAGAGGCCGCGGCCGCCATCGCCTGCTGCGTGATTTGATGCGCCACGGCCTGCAGGAACtcgggggggaggggcggcagCTGCACCCCCACCCCACCTGCGGGGGGACACGCCCACTCAGCCATGACCACGCCCACTGAGCCATGGCCACGCCCACTGAACCATGGTCCCGCCCACTGAGCCATGGCCACACCCCTGGTCACACCCACTGAGCCATGGACACGCCCACTGATCCATGGTCACACCCACTGAGCCATGGCCACACCCCTGGACACGCCCGTTTGGTCATGGCCACGCCCATTGTTACATAACCACGCCCACTGAGCCATGGCCACACCCACTGCTCCCCCCAACCCACAGCAAGCCCAAAActtaaatcccccaaaatcccccaaaccccctaaaacacccaaaaatctccccaaatctTAAAAATCTCCCCCCAAAATCGCCCCCAGACTCCCCAAAATctgtcccaaaatcccccaaaatccgccccaaaatcccccaaaatctgccccaaatcccccccaaatctccccaaaatctccccaaaatccgccccaaaccccccctgcccccccacTCACCGATGCCCAGCCCGGGCCCGGGGGCTCCGCCCGCGCCCCCCGAGGGGGGAGAGCCCGAATCTGggggggcacagagagggggAGGGGTCGCAGGGGGgcctggggggttttgggggtgttgggggggATTCAAGGGGGtatttggggcggttttgggggtcctggggcagcttttggggcggtttttgggggtcccattGCCCtttttggggcggtttttggGGCGGTTTTCGGGGGTCCCATTGCCCtttttggggcggtttttgggggtcccaagTTCCTTTTCGGggcggtttttggggtcccattgTGGGTCAGTTTTTGGGGGTCCCTTTGCcctttttggggcagtttttgggtcagtttttggggggtcccgttgccctttttggggcagtttttggggtcccattttggggtccctttgcCCTTTCCAGGGCGGTTTTCGGGGGTCccagggcagtttttggggtcccatttTGGGTCAGTTTTCGGGGGTCCTTTTGCCCATTTCCGAGCTGTTTACGGGGGTCCCTTTGccctttttggggtggtttttggggtcccatttCGGGGCGCTTTCCGGGGGTCCCTTTGCCCATTTTGGGGCCGTTTCTGGGGGTCCCTTTGCCCATTTTGGGGCGGTTTCCGGGGGTCCCTTTGCCCATTTCGGGGcggtttttgggggtcccttTGCCCATTTCGGGGCGCTTTCCGGGGGTCCCTTTGCCCATTTTGGGGCCGTTTCTGGGGGTCCCTTTGCCCATTTTGGGGCCGTTTCTGGGGGTCCCTTTGCCCATTTTGGGGCCGTTTCTGGGGGTCCCTTTGCCCATTTTGGGGCGGTTTTCGGGGGTCCCTTTGCCCATTTCGGGGcggtttttgggggtcccttTGCCCATTTTGGGGCGGTTTTCGGGGGTCCCTTTGCCCATTTTGGGGCCGTTTCTGGGGGTCCCTTTGCCCATTTTGGGGCGGTTTCCGGGGGTCCCTTTGCCCATTTTGGGGCCGTTTCCGGGGGTCCCTTTGCCCATTTTCGGGGCGGTTTTCGGGGGTCCCTTTGCCCATTTTGGGGCGGTTTTCGGGGGTCCCTTTGcccattttggggcagtttttggggtcccatttCGGGGCGCTTTCCGGGGGTCCCTTTGCCCATTTTGGGGCCGTTTCTGGGGGTCCCTTTGCCCATTTTCGGGGCCGTTTCCGGGGGTCCCTTTGCCCATTTTCGGGGCGGTTTCCGGGGGTCTCTCACCCTGGATGTTCATGTGCATCATCACCACGGGCTCCACGCTCTGGTGCGAGATCCGGATCAcgcgggggggagggggagggggagggggggagggggtcCCGGCTGAGCCCCCCccggggggaggggcggccccgggggggtctcgggggggtccccgggggtggggggggaggggccgggggggagctcggccgggccggggggcgcggggggaggggcggggggggcggggccccctccccccccattCCCGGCCATCGTCACCGTGGTGCCCACGTTGAtctggggggggaggggcgggggtctcaggggttgggaccccccccccccccaaaaccagcgGGGTCTGGgacccctcccctgccccccccccccccattttggggtccccccaccCCCCTTATTTGGGCTCCCCCCTTTATTTGGGTCCTCACCTCCATTTTAGGGTCCCTTTACCCCCCCCCCCTATTTTGGGGTCCCCTACCCTTTTCTTGGGtgtcccccctccccattttcgGGTCCCTTCCCTCACATTTTGGGGTCGTCCCCCCCCCTTATTTTGGGGTCCTCACCCATATTTTGGGGTCCCTACCCAAATTTTGTTGTCCCCTCCCCCATTTTATGGttgcttccccccccccccattttggggtttccctccccattttggCCTCCCCACCCCCTTTATTTTGggcttccccccccccctccccatttcgGGGATCTcccctccccattttggggtccctagCCCCATTTTATTGCCCCCTTCCCCATTTCAGTGCCCCCCCAGCTCCATTTCCGCCCCAGCCCCATTTCGGGggtcccccctccccatttcgGGGTCCCCGCCCCCCATCCGGGGCTcgcccctcccccacctggATGGGGATGGTCGCCTGCTGCACCAGCATGGGGGGTCCGTAgtgggggaggggccgggccAGCTGCAGGGGGCGGGgcgggaccccccccaaattGCAGCGGAGCTCGGCCAGGGCCACGAGGGCGTTGCCAAGGAGACGCTGCCCCTCCCCCACCAGGGTCAGGACCCTCTGGGCCTCCTCGCGAGCCTCGGcctgggggggggagggggggtctgagtcccaaaatcccccaaaattcaccccaaaaatcacctcaaaatcaccccaaaatcccctcaaaatttACCcccaaattaccccaaaatcccccgaaaatcaccccaaaataaccaaaaatcttccccaaaatcaccccaaaatcccttcaagatttaccccaaaatcaccaaaaatcttccccaaaatCTTCCCTAAAATCgccccaaaatcaccaaaaatcttccccaaaatcttccctaaaatcaccccaaaatcaccaaaaGTCTTCTcaaaaatcttccccaaaatcacctcaaaattcaccccaaaaatcacctcaaaatcaccccaaaatcccctcaaaatttaccccaaaatcccccgaaaatcaccccaaaatcaccaaaaatcttccccaaaatCTTCCCTAAAATCACCTCAGAATCATCCAAAATCAAGCCAAAATAACCAAAAATCTTCTcaaaaatcttccccaaaatcaccccaaaatttaCCCCAAATtacccaaaaatcccctgaaaatcaccccaaaataaccaaaaatcttccccaaaataTTCCCTAAAACCATctcaaaatcaccccaaaatcccctcaaaatcaCCTCAGAATCatccaaaatcaccccaaaatcacctcaacccaaaaccacccaaaataacccaaaatctcccccaaacctTCCCCCAAAGCCCCCCGGGACCCCAGACCCACATCGTGGCTGTAGTCAGCGGTGGCGGCGCTGCCCAGGATGTCGCGATAGCGCTGCCGATATgaccccaaaaccgccccaaaaccgccccaaaaccgccccaaaaccaccctaaAACCGCCCAAATCCTCCCCCAaagccccccgggacccccgggaccccagACCCACGTCGTGGCTGTAGTCGGCCGTCGCGGCGCTGCCCAGGATGTCGCGATAGCGCTGCCGATATgaccccaaaaccgccccaaaaccacccaaaaccaccccaaaaccaccccaaaaccacccaaaactgcccaaatcctcccccaaagccccccaaagcccccagacCCACGTCGTGGCTGTAGTCGGCCGTCGCGGCGCTGCCCAGGATGTCGCGATAGCGCTGCCGGAACGGCTCCAGCCGCAGCTCCAGGCGCcgcagctcccccagcacctccccgAGCTCggccgggctgggggggctgcaaAGGGGGGGGGGTGAGGTGAGACCCCCCCTCAAATTCACCGGGAACCCCCCAAAGATTCAATAGAcctcccccaaatccaccaGGACGCCCCCCCGAAATTCACCAaggaccccccaaaacaccctcAAATtcaccgggacccccccccaaattcaccgggaaccccccaaaaattcaccgggaaccccccaaaaattcaatagaccccccaaaataccccccaCATTCACCGGGACCCCCCCTCAAATTCACCAaggaccccccaaaacaccctcAAATTCACCAGGGACCCCCCCTCAAATtcaccgggacccccccccaaattcaccgggaccccccaaaacaccctcAAATtcaccgggacccccccccaaattcaccgGGACCCCTCCTCAAATTCACCAGGGACCCCCCCTCAAATCCACCAGgaacccccaaatctccccaaatccaccaggaccctccccaaattcccccaaatccccctccccaaaccaccccaagacccccccaaaacccctccaggaCCTCCAGACCCCTCCTCAAATTCCCTCAGGATCCCCAAgaccccatcccaaatccttgggacccctccccaaacccccccgggaccccccaaacccccccaaaccccagggatccccccaaaccccccccgagccccctccccaaagccccgggaccccccaaaccccccgagccccctccccaaagcccccccgggacccctccccacgCTGACCTGGCAGCCTCAGGCCCAGGCCCGGGGGTCTCGGGGGGGTTCTCGGGGCCGTTTTCGGGGGGATTCTCGGGGGGATTCTCGGGGGGATTCTCGgggggcgccgccgccgcctccatcGGCTCCTCGGGGGTCtcggggggcccggggggggccggggggggcccCTCGGCCTGGCCGGGGGGGGAGCGGGACCCccccccactgccctgggggggcagaaatgggggaaattggggaattctgggggggattcagggattttgagggggatttggggaaatttggggttttggggaggaattgggggggtctggggggcaTCTGGGGGTATttgaggggaaatggggggggtttgggggggattttggggggattttgggagggaatttcggggggattttgggttttttttgggggaattttgggggtatttttggggttttggggggagacattttgggggaattttgcgggatttttggggtattcttggggttttttggggggggattttgggacagaattttgtgggattttgggggggattttggggtttttttgggggggcttttggcgttttttggggggagattttgggagggatttttgtgggaattttgtgggattttgggggggcttttggggttttttggggggggatttttggggtattttgtgggattttggagttttttgggggggactttggtggtttttggggggggatttttggggtattttgtgggattttggggttttctttgggGGGgtattttgtgggattttggagttttttgtggGGGGATTTTggcgattttgggggggggattttgggagggaatTCCCTGCCATTCCcggggggtatttttggggtgattccGGGCTGTTTCGGGGTTTCTCCTCTCACCTCCAGCTGCGCCAGCACCCCCTGGATGTCCCTGAGCATGTGCTGAGCCACCAGGAGCCGCATTCGGGGCTCGCtctgtggggaggggacaccaaGGGGGTCACCCCGAGCCCCCCAacaccccccgggacccccaaactggggagggggcgtggccaggaccccccaaaacccccccagacccacctgggCGGGGCCCTGGTCCATGTTGATGTGAACGTCCACGGAGGAGCCGTCGATCTTTGGGGAGGGGGCAATGAATTatggaccccccccaaaaaaaccagagCCCCCCCCAGGCTCAAAATCagcaaaattgccccaaaactgccccctccccaaattactGAGGCCTCCAAAGATGTTTCTTCTGAATTattgccccctccccaaatgactgaccccccccaaaaactgTTCCCCCATCAATTAatgaccccccccaaaaactgccccaaattaTTGACGCCCCCTAAATTAACGAACCCCCCCCAAATTACTGACCCCCCAAAATCAATGatcccccaaaactgccccaaaatcaccGACCCCCAAAGTGACCCCCCCAACCtctaaacccccccaaaaccgcccccCAATTACTGACCCACCAAAATCAGAACGTCCCCCAAATTGCCCTCCCAGACCCCCGGAattgtccccagccccattttgccccattttcctcattttttgcCCCGTTTTTCACGCCCCTTACCGGCAGGTTGAAGGTCCCCAGTGGCCCCCAGCCCattttgccccattttccccatttttgccccGTTTTTCACCCCCTTACCGGCAGGTTGAagggtccccagtgccccccagccc from Molothrus aeneus isolate 106 unplaced genomic scaffold, BPBGC_Maene_1.0 scaffold_30, whole genome shotgun sequence carries:
- the BAG6 gene encoding LOW QUALITY PROTEIN: large proline-rich protein BAG6 (The sequence of the model RefSeq protein was modified relative to this genomic sequence to represent the inferred CDS: deleted 3 bases in 2 codons), whose product is MAEERPEVLQVLVKTLDSQTRSFEVEPEISVREFKQRIAGAVSIAAEKQRLIYQGRVLQDERKLRDYNVGGKVIHLVERAPPQAQSRAGGALGLGGGLGHLLPSPPPPPERGRGGPEGGGPDRNGNSSSYVMVGTFNLPIDGSSVDVHINMDQGPAQSEPRMRLLVAQHMLRDIQGVLAQLEGSGGGSRSPPGQAEGPPPAPPGPPETPEEPMEAAAAPPENPPENPPENPPENGPENPPETPGPGPEAASPPSPAELGEVLGELRRLELRLEPFRQRYRDILGSAATADYSHDAEAREEAQRVLTLVGEGQRLLGNALVALAELRCNLGGVPPRPLQLARPLPHYGPPMLVQQATIPIQINVGTTVTMAGNGGGGGPAPPAPPPAPPGPAELPPGPSPPTPGDPPETPPAAPPPGGGSAGTPSPPPPPPPPRVIRISHQSVEPVVMMHMNIQDSGSPPSGGAGGAPGPGLGIGGVGVQLPPLPPEFLQAVAHQITQQAMAAAASAATGQPVGGFQAPARVVIARPSAPPPRPTHPGAPQAGGGAAPGAGASLAQVISGLVGQLLMQPLVLAQGGSSAPPTPPTPNSAPSSAQAPPPTPPGSAPPPGAAPGGPDGSAPAPPPTATPSAGGGAETQPRPLVGLLGGLLGAGPAPLVGVAVPGNSPLLEGVAELLQAAQPSPAPTPEAPPTSSDPSPTSTAAPPPSPPPPPPPPPPTDSGPAPSSGGPAPSSGGPAPGPGEPLPPEFFTSVLQGVLSSMLGPLGAPPSGPPESIAAFLSRLSGTPGLLETSPGPDGFFGALLALICQHLSMVDVVLLLHGRCQPLARLQPLLRRCFRQRYLGGRDPTEANVRAATHNLIMGLEGFIRESFAGVRVAEGVDITRTNVEFLREQFNRIALHVLRCQDGSFGPRLLELCNRGLFECLALNLHCLRGERGALGALISDRIRRLSADVPPSLVGWLTAVVGLRLQAVLEQMPVTPEQVLPYVRHLGEPPEPAPPRQTQPEEPMEVQEAEPPPDDAQREGAGSPPPATTAEEALPPPESDSEAWAAAVPPEWVPIIREDAQRQRKAKPQPPLSDAYLSGMPAKRRKTMQAEPPPLSLAEAVGRAARAAGARALGSPESLGRDLSELQEGYRQQLQADLQRRLLADPDFSPGRFPNAHRAFGEPLPHPPRDPSPPPPQ